The genomic stretch AGTGAAATCTTCTACCTGATCACTCAAATCTAATAAAGGTTGATTGGCTCCGAATTCCAATCCGTTAAGTAGTCCTGCTGAAGCATTAACTCCTAAACCTCTTTTAGCAAATGTCTTCCAGATCATACATTTATTTTCCCCATTGGCAGAAGCCTGATCAGCTGCAAGGATGGCATCTCTTCCTTGTACAAAGGTTGGATTACATGGTTGCAGCTTAAGGGCATCCATTACCAACTGTAACACTTTTGCACTTCCACTGTTCGGATCCGCTAAAACATCACTGCTGTATCCATATTTTTCTACATATTTCCAGTTAAGATCCCAAAGCATTGAAGCCCAGATAAAACCGATACTATGAACATCCGGCACTGTAAGTGCTCCGAATACAGCATTGTTGGTTGTCACTTTCATCCCGTTAGTTCTGCCATAAGTAAAGTTATTAATTGCAAAATCAGGTGAATATTTTGCAGGTCTTATTCCTGCTCCGTTCGTGGCTTCTCCTGAAGCAAAAGTCCCTACTCCTCTGGCAATAGAAGCGTTATCTCCTGGTCTGGTAGTCATCATCAAAGCAAAGAAGTCAGACCATCCTTCTCCCATTTGCTCATTAGAGGAAATGTAAGATAAACATGAGCTTCCTGTTCCCGTAAGACGGTTAGAAATCCCGTGTCCATATTCATGGCTGATGATCCCGTTGTCTAAACTTGCGTCTTTATAAACAGCTTCTGTTTTTAATGTAGCATTTCCAACAACACCGTTCGTTATTTCATTTACCAGGAACTCACCTTCTGTTTTTCCAACCATAATTGTAGGAATTGTAATGGTATTATCAGTTCCTCCCAATCCTATTGGAGTATCACTATTTGGGTGATACTGGATAACTCCTACAGCTCCTGCATTTTGTAAGTTTTTTGTTTTAACAGTGAAAGCACATCCTGCGGCATTTACTACTGCTATTTTTCCAGTAAGACTTCCGGCTGTAACCGCTGTACAGGCATCAGCAGGAGTTGAAAGAGCTAAGTCTCCTGTCACAGGAGTTCCCCCAATAAGTTGAGGCCCAAAATTAGCAGTAGCCGCTTTAGGAGTCCTTGTTACATAAGTTGACGGAGCATTGTAGTAAAGATATCTTGCATCATTAGGTACAAAAAGGAACATTTGCATTCTTCCGCTTGTACCATCAGCACCGGGGTTGAAATTAGCATTATTTAGACCACTTCCGTCTCTGGATTCAGCAAGAACAGGATCATTACCGGCTCCTCCTTTTCCAAAGTTATTTTTTTGATAGTTTCTTGAAGACTCTGTAAACCCAAACTTGTAGAATACATCATGCATTTTATTCGTTGTATAGAACAAATTGGTAACTGCTGCTGAAGTATAATTTTGCTGCTGTTGTGTAATATTTAGTGGGAAATCAAAAGCTCTGTTGGGACCTCCGTCGGGAGAAAATTGTGGTGTATTAGTATTAGCTTCATCAGTATATGCAAAGGCATTATTCCCTCTTGTTATGGTATAGCTGGTGGTACCGTCAGAATGCCAGCCTTCTGGGGAGGCAACCAGATCCCAGGGGTTGGAAAGTAATGTCCTGCTTCCAAATGTTGGGGCTTCTACAGGAAATGCAAATACGTTGTAAGTGGCATTATCCGCAGCTAAAACAAAATTAGTATTCTTTTGTACATCTGCAACTTCTAAATTACCTGGAAGAGCAGAAGGTTCAATATTAAGACCTGTTAAAGCTTCCCCAGCAGGACGTTCATAAGCCTCAGGGTGAAAATCACAAGAAAGTGTTGTATTTTCCTGATATAAAACAGATCCATCTTCTGCACTTACAATTGTATTCCAAACATTACTGCTACCTTTTTCTTCAATATTAAACTGGTACCCTAATATTAATTCACCTTTCTTTGCAAAATAAACAGTATTGGTTTTTATAGGTTCTTCATGGCCATCAATGTTCTTAGCTACTGGTGAACCATTCAATTTTTTAATAGCCTGTGCAACGAAAACATCTTTTCTTTCACTTTCTTTCCCTTTAATTGCTGTAGGGTATGTTTTAATAAATGTATCTGCGAAATTCAATACTTTACCCTCTCTGATCAAAACATTGGCAGAACTACCAAAAACAGGAATACCATTGATCGTTTGCTGTATCCCTACAACATCTCCCTTCAAACTGCTTGAAGGATCAACATTGATAATTTTAAAGCTTTTTAACTCCGGATTAGATCTTTGAAATGATCCTGCTGAGTTAACATAGTCTCTAATCGTCTGATCATACTTCTGAGCAGAAACAATTCCTGCACTGAAAAGAGAGCAAAATAACAATAGCTTAACACTAAGTCGAATTTTTTTCATAAGTTTTCTTTTAACAAATATTAATATCCAATTTCTCAGTTAGTAGGGAAATAATTAAAAATGTTACAAATTTGTTAATAAAATGATACAATATCAGTAAATAAAACGCTTAAGAAAACAAAGTATAAAAAAAAATAAAATCTGAAATTTCTACTATTGAATGAATAATTTAAACAATATCAATGATTACTTACTTTTTTTATTGATTTTATTAAGATATTTTTCAACTAATTTCTGATCCGGAATGGTTGTTATTTCTTTGGTAAGAGCCTTTTCAAACTCTATTTTTGCCTTTAAATATTCTTTTTTGTGATAATAATATTTTCCGGCAAGAAAATATCCTTTCCAGAAATTAGGATTTAAAGATTCATAAGAAGGAATAAAATCATCTGTTAACTCCTTATTTTTATTTTCTGTAGCCTCAATGATTTCTTTACTTAGCATTCTGTACAATTCATAATTTTCAAATTCCTCAGAATCAGCAAAGGAGTCACGTGGGATATTCAAAGGTGGTTTGGAAAAACTATCGGGCCGCAGTGCTTTGCCTGAGAATATTTCATTAAGGTCATAACATACAAATTCGCCCAACTGATAAGGGTTAGAGGATACCCAAACCAACTTCTTTTCAGGTGAAAATATGACCGCATGATGTGCCAATAGCTGATTCAATGCTTTTTCATTTCCATAACCAATACTTTTATCTTTTAAACCGAACCGGTTCCTTAAAATGGAAGCCATTTTTTCCGGGTTAAGTTTTTTTTCTTCCTGTAAGAGCTCCTGAAGCTTTTCGTAGCGATATTCTGAGTGACTTTCTTTGATCTGTTTCTGATTTCTTTTATCATCTTTATAAGCATCAGACTGAAAATGATTGGTACATAATACTCTACTTGTATTTTCAACTCTATATATTCCGAAGTTTTTCGGTGAAACTTCTATAATTACCGCATTTTTATCATGAGCACTTCCTACTAAGATAGATTCTGAAACAAAAACTTTTCTCTTTTTAACAATGGTAATAGCTTCATCGATGTTTTTAGCATATTGCAGTATTTCTCTTGTCACTAAAGAAATAGGCGTTTTTGCTGTCAAAGGAATTCTTGATTTTCCCGCATTGATCGTTACTGTAATTCCTTCTTTATTCATTCCGGAAACGACTCCTATCATTCCCGGCCAGCTCACAGACATATAAGGAATACCATCTTCTGGTTCTACAAATTCAACCAGCTTATTTTGAGCAAACTCATCTCCAACATAAAAATCGAAGTTTCGTCCTATCAGCATATCACCGTCTTCTGTATTTTCATTCCAGACAGCCAGGGAAGTACAACCCACCATCGCCAGATCCTGCATCGCATGCCCAATATCATGAGCACCATGCAAATACAGACTTCTGAGGTATCTTGGCGCAATAAAATCATATTGCTGCGATGAATATTGTGATAAACCATACAATTCCGCCTGATAATCTTCTCTTACATTGAGATACATTTTACGATTGTACCACTTTAAAAAAGTATTTAAAAGTTTCTGCTTAAACTTTGAAGGAACAAAACCTTCCACTTTGGAAAAGAAAATCCTCTCCTGCTTCTGCATCAGGTCCTGAGTTAACGCTCCGTTATTATACCCTAATTGCAATGGGTTCCCTTTAATATAAAGCTCCCAAAGCTGCTGTTTATTTTTGGTGAGAAGATTTTGATTATAGCTGAATGTACTGTCATTAATCCTTTTAACCTTCGGAATTTCCAATACATATTGTTTTACATCAGGAAGATGATGAATAGATTTTGACACTCCGCAGGAGCTCAGGAGAAAGGAAAAAAGGCAGTATATAAAAAGTCTTTTATAGGACAGAGGTTGGATATTAGTTTTTTTCACGGTTGTCTTACTTAAGTCATTGAGTCCAGACGGCTGTCAATAGTTTCTTTTCCCAGAATTTCAGCACAGGTATTAAATGCACCAATGGTGACCCCCAAAATTCCATGCATATTCACAGATTGGCCTGTCAGAAAAAGATTATCAATTTTTGTACGGGGAGAAACCATCGTTTTAAGCGGGTTCTCCGAGTTTTTCATATACCCGTACATATTTCCTTCAAAACTTCCAATATAGTCCCGGTAAGATAAAGGAGAAGAGGTGTATATCCGTTGAATAGCATGTCTTAATCCGGGAATTTTCTTTTCCAGAGCATCAATCATTTTTTCAGTCTTTTCCAGCTTAAATTTTTCATATTGTTCTCCCCTTTCATGTTCATCAGCTACAGTATTGACAGTGTTTTCCCAGTGTTTAACCTCATCAAAATCCATATAGGAAATAGCGGTAAGGCTTTCTGCAAATGCAGGATGATGCTTTGATGGGGTAGATGAGAGCATATACGTCTCCGGCCAGGTTTCTTTATGGTAACGGTATGCATTCCAAACCTGTTGTTCTGATGAATAATGATAAATATTGTAATTAAAATTCGGCAAGCAATGAGTTTTTAAAACAATATAAACGCTGAAACATGATGAAACCGGCTCCCAGCTTAACACTCTGTTCAGAAAAGATTTTTTTAGTCTTTCTTCACCAATCAGCGTTATGGTGGACCGAATCTCAATATTGGAAATAAACCGCTTAGCAACATACTCTTTCCCTGTCTTTGTCTTTACAGAAGTCAGTATATTATTTTCATTAAAAATAAATTCGGAAACTTCTGAATGTTTATGGACATCGGCTCCATATTGACGAAGCTTTCGGATCAGTAATTTGGATATCTGGCTTCCTCCTTTTACACATTTATAAGCACTTTGTATGTAAGAATTCACCGTTAGGGCATGAACATAAAAAGGAACGTTTTCTGAATCTCCCGCATACAGGAAATTAGATCCCAATAAGACTGACTGAAGTGTTTTGTTCTGAGTTACGGATTCAATGAATCTCTTGGTATTTAAATGCAGGATCTCTTCATTATAATAGTCCTTTCCCACTACATGATATCTTGGAAACTGACTGCACACATACTGAATCTCTTCACAATAGTTTTCAAGATTTTCTTTTTCCTCAGGAAAATAGACAGATAATTGTTCTACAAAGTTTTGATAGCCCTGAGCATGCGGATATTCAATAGTATCATCTCCAAAGGAAATTCTATCATATCCATCTTCGTCCATTTTTTGAAGTTCCAGATCATCAATAATCTCCAGATAGGAAAAAAAACGGTTCAGATTCTGCCCTTTTGAAAGCCCACCCAAATAATGTACTCCAGTATCAAAAATAAGTTTATCCCTTGAAAATGTCTGTAGATTTCCCCCATACTGATTATTTTTTTCAAGCACACAAACCTTCAGGCCTTCTTTCGCCAAAATAAGAGCTGAAACAAGACCTCCCAATCCGCTGCCGATTACAAGTATGTCATATTCTTTTTTCAAAGGGGGACGTGCTTTTTTAATTAAGAGATGGGGAAATTAAGAAATTCAGATAGTATCTTCGCATTACTGCACAGGAAAATCCTATTTAAATAATACATCTTCTACTTCAATTTCTCAATATTTCTTACTGATTTTGAGTTTTTATATTAGTTTTCAGGGAATAAAAATAGAAAAATTAATCAATATCATCCCAAAAGTCAAAATAATTAAACCATTGAAACGGATATTTTTTAACCATGGTTTCAAGATTCTGAACATAAGAATGTAAAAGTCCCTGAGAGTCTCTATTCTTGATATTTTGTGCAACTCTTGCGTACAAATGATAGTGAAGATTTTTTTCTTTCATTACGTAAACATATACTACAGGAACTCCCAGTCGGGAAGCAATGAGAAATGGCCCTGCAGGAAATTTAGCACTTTTTCCTAATAAATCGGCTTCCAGAAATTTTGATCCTTCAAAGTAACGGTCTCCGGTAAAACAAATGAGTTCATTATTGGATAAAGCCTGATTGATCTCAAAGATATGCGACATATCTTCTTTTACGTAGATGAATTTGATATTGCTTTTATTAACAGAAACACTCTCCAGGTATTCCTTGATGACGGTAACCTCCTGATCTGTAGTCACCAGATTGATCTGACAGTCAAAATCTATGTCGGCAAAGAAATGCTCAGCCACTTCAAAGTTACCAATATGGGCACTGATAAGAACCCCTCCTTTTTTGGCAGCCAAAAGATTTCTAAGGTTTTCAATGCCATCAAATTCATAGGTATATTTTTCTCTCAATCCGGCAGATATAGCTGTTTTATCAATCAGAACCTGCCCGAATGTGAAATAACTTTTAAAAATAGAGCGTTTAGCCTTCCAATAGTTGAGATTTAGTCTTTTCTGGAAATAATAGAAAATGTATTGGTTGCTTTTTTTCTGAAACAGAACGTAATAAGCAGCCACAAAGTACAAGACAAAATATGAACTTCTGATTCCGATATTTCTAATACACCAGACGAATATCCTGTATCCGAGTACCGTCCCTTTAGATTTACCTTTCCACTTGTTCATGTATAGAGTTTGCTAATATAACACAGTACCAATGTAACAATATCTCTGAGTATCCTCTTCTATTATCACATTGGTACATTGTAAGGAATATAGATTATTTAATAACTATGCGTTTTTTTCAGCGATCTTATTTTCAATCGTTGTGTAGAAATCATCAAATGTTACCATTTTCTTGAAGTCTGCTTCTCCTAATTTCACTCCGAAATTGGATTCAATCACTACAACCATGTCAATATAATCTAAACTGTCTAGTCCCAGTGTATTTTTAAGGTTAGCATCATTACTGATTTCATCTCCGTCAACTTCAAATTCGTTAACCAGAAAATCATTAACAATAGCAACAATTTTTTCCCTTTCCATGTTTTTAATCAAATTTTTTAACTATTAATGCAGAATTGGTTCCCCCGAACCCAAAAGAATTCGACAAAAATACATCAATTTTTTGATTTTTTGTTTTGGAGACTAAATTTATCTTTTGAGCCTCATTATCAGGATTTTCCAAGTTGATATTCGGAGCTACAAAATCATTCTGCATCATCAGAATTGAGTAGATAACTTCACTTGCACCAGCCATCCAGCACTCGTGTCCTGTCATGGATTTCGTAGAACTTACAGGAACTTCACTTCCAAAAATCTCATAAATGGCTTTTGC from Chryseobacterium indologenes encodes the following:
- a CDS encoding T9SS-dependent M36 family metallopeptidase, which produces MKKIRLSVKLLLFCSLFSAGIVSAQKYDQTIRDYVNSAGSFQRSNPELKSFKIINVDPSSSLKGDVVGIQQTINGIPVFGSSANVLIREGKVLNFADTFIKTYPTAIKGKESERKDVFVAQAIKKLNGSPVAKNIDGHEEPIKTNTVYFAKKGELILGYQFNIEEKGSSNVWNTIVSAEDGSVLYQENTTLSCDFHPEAYERPAGEALTGLNIEPSALPGNLEVADVQKNTNFVLAADNATYNVFAFPVEAPTFGSRTLLSNPWDLVASPEGWHSDGTTSYTITRGNNAFAYTDEANTNTPQFSPDGGPNRAFDFPLNITQQQQNYTSAAVTNLFYTTNKMHDVFYKFGFTESSRNYQKNNFGKGGAGNDPVLAESRDGSGLNNANFNPGADGTSGRMQMFLFVPNDARYLYYNAPSTYVTRTPKAATANFGPQLIGGTPVTGDLALSTPADACTAVTAGSLTGKIAVVNAAGCAFTVKTKNLQNAGAVGVIQYHPNSDTPIGLGGTDNTITIPTIMVGKTEGEFLVNEITNGVVGNATLKTEAVYKDASLDNGIISHEYGHGISNRLTGTGSSCLSYISSNEQMGEGWSDFFALMMTTRPGDNASIARGVGTFASGEATNGAGIRPAKYSPDFAINNFTYGRTNGMKVTTNNAVFGALTVPDVHSIGFIWASMLWDLNWKYVEKYGYSSDVLADPNSGSAKVLQLVMDALKLQPCNPTFVQGRDAILAADQASANGENKCMIWKTFAKRGLGVNASAGLLNGLEFGANQPLLDLSDQVEDFTIPAECQSLAVNEVAENSKGISIYPNPVKNEFTIKTPSGMNLAGITTVSIYDFTGKLISQENINLNRQTTVNASNLINGTYIVKIKNNSSIDYSQKIIVSK
- a CDS encoding C45 family autoproteolytic acyltransferase/hydolase; translation: MSKSIHHLPDVKQYVLEIPKVKRINDSTFSYNQNLLTKNKQQLWELYIKGNPLQLGYNNGALTQDLMQKQERIFFSKVEGFVPSKFKQKLLNTFLKWYNRKMYLNVREDYQAELYGLSQYSSQQYDFIAPRYLRSLYLHGAHDIGHAMQDLAMVGCTSLAVWNENTEDGDMLIGRNFDFYVGDEFAQNKLVEFVEPEDGIPYMSVSWPGMIGVVSGMNKEGITVTINAGKSRIPLTAKTPISLVTREILQYAKNIDEAITIVKKRKVFVSESILVGSAHDKNAVIIEVSPKNFGIYRVENTSRVLCTNHFQSDAYKDDKRNQKQIKESHSEYRYEKLQELLQEEKKLNPEKMASILRNRFGLKDKSIGYGNEKALNQLLAHHAVIFSPEKKLVWVSSNPYQLGEFVCYDLNEIFSGKALRPDSFSKPPLNIPRDSFADSEEFENYELYRMLSKEIIEATENKNKELTDDFIPSYESLNPNFWKGYFLAGKYYYHKKEYLKAKIEFEKALTKEITTIPDQKLVEKYLNKINKKSK
- a CDS encoding phytoene desaturase family protein: MKKEYDILVIGSGLGGLVSALILAKEGLKVCVLEKNNQYGGNLQTFSRDKLIFDTGVHYLGGLSKGQNLNRFFSYLEIIDDLELQKMDEDGYDRISFGDDTIEYPHAQGYQNFVEQLSVYFPEEKENLENYCEEIQYVCSQFPRYHVVGKDYYNEEILHLNTKRFIESVTQNKTLQSVLLGSNFLYAGDSENVPFYVHALTVNSYIQSAYKCVKGGSQISKLLIRKLRQYGADVHKHSEVSEFIFNENNILTSVKTKTGKEYVAKRFISNIEIRSTITLIGEERLKKSFLNRVLSWEPVSSCFSVYIVLKTHCLPNFNYNIYHYSSEQQVWNAYRYHKETWPETYMLSSTPSKHHPAFAESLTAISYMDFDEVKHWENTVNTVADEHERGEQYEKFKLEKTEKMIDALEKKIPGLRHAIQRIYTSSPLSYRDYIGSFEGNMYGYMKNSENPLKTMVSPRTKIDNLFLTGQSVNMHGILGVTIGAFNTCAEILGKETIDSRLDSMT
- a CDS encoding lipid A biosynthesis acyltransferase: MNKWKGKSKGTVLGYRIFVWCIRNIGIRSSYFVLYFVAAYYVLFQKKSNQYIFYYFQKRLNLNYWKAKRSIFKSYFTFGQVLIDKTAISAGLREKYTYEFDGIENLRNLLAAKKGGVLISAHIGNFEVAEHFFADIDFDCQINLVTTDQEVTVIKEYLESVSVNKSNIKFIYVKEDMSHIFEINQALSNNELICFTGDRYFEGSKFLEADLLGKSAKFPAGPFLIASRLGVPVVYVYVMKEKNLHYHLYARVAQNIKNRDSQGLLHSYVQNLETMVKKYPFQWFNYFDFWDDID
- a CDS encoding acyl carrier protein — translated: MEREKIVAIVNDFLVNEFEVDGDEISNDANLKNTLGLDSLDYIDMVVVIESNFGVKLGEADFKKMVTFDDFYTTIENKIAEKNA